The DNA sequence GTCTTCCAGGAAATGACATCATAACACCATTCATTTACTCAACAAACAGACCTTCTTATGATGGACAGTTTTTAACAATTGATCTGACACCATATGCCTCGCAACTTAAAAATCTTGGAACAATTTATATTGGTTTTATTGAAAATGACACCATAGGAACTTATGTTGGGATGGATAGCACAACGAAAGCAAATTATACCTATGCTTTCTTTGGACCAACTTATCCAAACAATCCAAACACATGGGTTCCGATGGAAAATTTGTCAGTGTCAAGTGGTGGAACGACCGTTCCTCTAAGGGGTTGGAATATGATGATGAGGGCAACATTTGCCTATACTGATACGACGAAACCAAAGCTTATTGTTGGGTTTTTCCAAAATCCTATCTTTAGCGAGCGACTTGATGTCTTCGTTGCAAGTTCGTCAAAGCTCAATAAAAACAATCTTTCAGGGACATTAACACAAGGTTCAAATGTTGTTAATCTACTTTTCCAACCAGTTCCAAATTCAAACGATAAAGTTTTCGTTGATAATAACATTACTCTGACATCCAGCGGGACGATTGAGATAAGGGTTAGAGGAACAACAAAATATGGTTTCATTTATTCCGATACGGCGTATACATTTAATGTTCAATTTCTGCAATCGGTAAACGGTGGATATATCGCTTCAACAGATGGGAAAATGGAGGTTGAATTCGGGAAGAATTCACTCAGAGACAATTTGTATGTGATTGCGTTTGCTGGCAATTCAGATGTTTTGAACACTGAAATTGAAAGATCAATTAATACAAAATTGAGTCAAATTTATACGCTAAGCCCCATTGGTTATGAGCTTAACAAACCAGCAACACTTAAAATTTATCTTGACCCCAATAAAATTTCATCCATACCATTAGATGAATTAACAATTGCATATTGGGATGGAACGCAATGGGTACGGTTAAACTCCGTCGTTTCAAACTCAGGTGATTTTATCACAGCTGAAATAAGCAAATTGGGGCACTTCATAGTGACGAGGAAAAGTGAAGTTACTGAAGTTAGCAGTCCTATGGTTGATATACCTCAAAGATTTGAACTTTATCAAAATTACCCAAATCCATTTAACCCATCAACGAGCATAACATTTGATCTTCCTGAAGACGCCTTTGTTACACTTAAAATTTACAACATCATCGGACAGGAGATAAGAACGATTGTGAATGATTTTAAAAACGCTGGAAGATACACAGTTGTATGGGATGGGAAAGATAATAGTGGTAAAATTGCCCCATCTGGAATTTATCTTTATAGAATAACGGCTGGAAAATTTAGCAAAACATTAAAAATGGTTTTGTCAAAATAAAATTTCGGAGAAAAAAATGAAAGGCTTTTTTAAGTTAACTTCAACTGTAACACTGGGTTTGCTAATTGTTTTCGCTCTCTTATCACTTACATCGTGCAAGAAACAACAACCATCTGGACCAAGTGAAACCATTTACATTAGCGTTTCGCCCAGCTCCCTTAACTTTGGATATGTTCCTGTAAATCAAAGTAAAGATATGCCATTTGTAATAAAGAATGGAAATAATTCAACAGGTAGATTAACTGGGGCTTTAAATGTAAGCGGGAATGGATTTTCACTTCAAGGTGCTACACAATTTAATTTATCCCCGGGTGAATCTCTTTCGGTTTATGTAAGATTTGCCCCAGCTTCAGATGGAGCTTTTGCAGGGGCTCTTTCAATTACGCATAATGCGACTAACCTTTCTTCACCTTTAACAATTCAATTAAATGGAAATGGCGATGCGACAATAAATCAAATCGTATCATTAATTCAATCTGGCTGGCAATCGTTTAGCAATAAAAATTATAACGACGCTTTCGCAAAGTTTGATCAGGCTGTTTCACTTGCGAGGACAAATTCAAGGTATGATAGTTTACAAGCCGAAGCAGAATGTGGTCGTGGGTGGTCAAGAGCATATAATCGTGAATTTCAACTTGCTAAAAATGATTTGTTAAGTGCACTTGCTCATCAAAGCGCATCTCAAAATGTCACCCTTAACTCAAAAGCTGGGCTTGCTTTCGTTCATCATGCGCTGAATGAATTTTCATCCGCAATTCAACGAGCGCTTGAGGTTTTAAATGCAAATCCAAATTATGTCTTCGTATATGACAATCGTGTGTATCATAAACGACTTCGCCTTGTCCTCGCCCAGTCATACTACACACTTGGAGATTTTCAGAACGCAGCAAGTCAGCTTGATATCATTGATCCTGCAGGAGCACCTCATTCAACTGATCCCACCGTTCTTCTAAGACAAATTCAGGAAATGTGGAGCAGGTTATGATAAAACATTATATTTTCTCCCAAACTTAAAGCGGAGCAAAAACGATGTGCCTTGGGATTCCAGGAAAAATAATTGAAATTTTTGAAGAGAATGGATTAAAAATGGGGAAAGTTGATTTTGGTGGAGTTGTTAAAACCGTTTGCCTTGAGTATATACCCGATGCGCAAGTTGGAGATTATACTGTAGTTCATGTCGGCTTTGGGATAAGCAAACTTAACGAACAAGAAGCTCAAGAGATGCTTTATTACCTTGAAAAAATGGGATTTTTAAGAAATGAACTCGGGGATTAAAAAAACTTTACACTTAGGATCAGATCCTGATTGCATGAAATTTTCCTCAACCTATGAAAAGATTTTACTCGGTCACGGAAGTGGAGGTAAATTAACAAGTGAACTTATAAAAAATATATTTCTTCCAGCTTTTTACAACCCTTATCTTTCAGAGCTTGGAGACCAGGCAATAATAAGCATAAACGGTTTAAAAATAGCTTTTACGACAGATTCATATGTTGTTGATCCAATTTTCTTTCCTGGTGGAAACATCGGGGAACTTGCGATAAATGGAACTGTAAACGATTTAGCCGTTGGAGGTGCAAAACCGCTATTCATAAGCGCGGGCTTCATAATTGAAGAAGGCTTCCAAATCTCAGATCTATGTTTAATCGTTGAAAGCATGAAAAAAGCATGCGAAAGAGCTGATGTGCTCCTTGTCACAGGCGACACTAAAGTTGTTGAAAAAGGAAAAGGTGATAAAATTTTTATCAACACATCTGGAATTGGGGTAATTGATCATGATATTGAAATTTCTCCGCGCAGAGTTAAACCTGGGGATAAAATTTTGATAAATGGTCCAATAGGATTACATGGGATAGCTATTTTATCAAAGCGCGAAGGCTTGGAATTTGAGATAGAAATTCAAAGTGATACAGCTCCGTTAAACCATCTTGTTCAGGATATTTTATCCATAAGTAAAAACATACACTGGATGCGTGATCCAACCCGAGGTGGTATATCAAGCGCGTTAAACGAACTCGCTCAATCTGCGAAAATTGGAGTTGAAATATGGGAACCGGAAATTCCAATACCTGAACCTGTCAAAGCAGCTTGTGAAATGCTTGGACTTGATCCACTTTATGTTGCTAACGAAGGTAAATTGATCGTAGTTGTATCACCAGAAGATGCAGAAAAAGTCCTTGAAACAATGCAAAATAATCCCTTCGGAAAAGAAGCAAGAATAATTGGCGAAATCACAGAAGAACATCCGGGAGTTGTCCTGATGAAAACTATCATCGGTGGGAAAAGAGTTGTTGATATGCTTGCTGGTGAACAACTCCCGAGAATATGCTAAATAGCCAATCTATGTAAGCAAAAATTTAGCAGATTAAACAAATATCTGTTAAAATCACTTGATTCTTTGAATTGCAATCTTCGCCATTTTGATGCCAATCTCTTTAGAAGGTAATGGATATGGGGGCAATGGATATATTTCAAGCACACTGTCTTTAACTCGTACTACAAGCCGATTACCACCGGTCCAGTATGCTTCATCTCCGAGGTCAGAAATAGATTCGGTCTCTGGATCGTAGATAGTGCTCCCTTTCCGAGTTCTTTCTTTAACCCACTCCAACATTTCCAAAGCTTTCTTCCCACGACTATAATAGACGCCCACAGAGTGATGGCGTCCTGCTTTCCCACCCTCATAATAACTATACCAACACACACATCTGGGCTGGTCCTTCTCAATTTCCACATCAACAACGGTTACACTCCCAAAATCACCAGATAGAGCATTTTCTACTTCTTTTTTAGTAAGTAAGTCACATGGATTAACTGCAGTTGATAAGGAAGATCCAATTTTTTGCTTTTGGCTGTGTTTGTGCATCAAGGGCTACGGGGAGAAGAAATGCTAATATCAAGGGCACGATTTTTATTCCCACAAGCTTTAATTGCTTTACAAAGATTCCCCAAATAGCACTCCCAGTATATGTTCCTCTTATTTTATCATTTCCATTTTGTTTTGTTGAATAAATTTTCCTGCCTGTAAGCGAACAAAATAGACCCCACTTGGCAAACCCTTTGCCTCAAAAACAACTGAATATTCGCCTGAGTTTAATTCCTCATTCACCAGCGTTGCTACTTCTCTGCCAAGGATATCAAAAACTTTCAGGGTTACATGTTCTCGCTGCGGAAGGGAAAAGCGAATTGTAGTTGTTGGGTTAAATGGATTAGGATAATTTTGATAAAGTTTAAATTCTAATGGAGATCCGCTAACACTTTCAACTTTCGTGATCGGTGAAATCGTTACACCGTAAACATCTCCATCCGTAAGATAAAGTTGATCGCCCCGAAAGCTTAATCTAAACCTTGTCGTAAAAGCAAGATATTTTCCATCTGCATAAACGGCAAAGCAAGAAACTGGATTTTTTATACCAAGGGTATCAAAAACTACAAATTCGTCACTCTTTGGACTTAAAGATAAATCAAAAAAGCGACCAATAACTTTTGATGTTAAGTGATTTCCTGAAAATTCAAACCCTGTGCATGTAAACAATATCTCATCGTTGTTCACCACAGCGTAAGGAAGAATATGAGCATTAGAAGTAATCAAATTTCGTCCGCTTTGAGTTACTCCATCAGGACTTACAAATCTCGCATAAATTTTCCAACCGGTTATTTCCTCATCTGGGAAAAAGCAAATAAATTTTGCCCCGTCAAAA is a window from the Candidatus Kryptobacter tengchongensis genome containing:
- a CDS encoding hydrogenase expression/formation protein HypE, with the translated sequence MNSGIKKTLHLGSDPDCMKFSSTYEKILLGHGSGGKLTSELIKNIFLPAFYNPYLSELGDQAIISINGLKIAFTTDSYVVDPIFFPGGNIGELAINGTVNDLAVGGAKPLFISAGFIIEEGFQISDLCLIVESMKKACERADVLLVTGDTKVVEKGKGDKIFINTSGIGVIDHDIEISPRRVKPGDKILINGPIGLHGIAILSKREGLEFEIEIQSDTAPLNHLVQDILSISKNIHWMRDPTRGGISSALNELAQSAKIGVEIWEPEIPIPEPVKAACEMLGLDPLYVANEGKLIVVVSPEDAEKVLETMQNNPFGKEARIIGEITEEHPGVVLMKTIIGGKRVVDMLAGEQLPRIC
- a CDS encoding hydrogenase expression/formation protein HypC, producing the protein MCLGIPGKIIEIFEENGLKMGKVDFGGVVKTVCLEYIPDAQVGDYTVVHVGFGISKLNEQEAQEMLYYLEKMGFLRNELGD
- a CDS encoding Abnormal spindle-like microcephaly-assoc'd, ASPM-SPD-2-Hydin; protein product: MKGFFKLTSTVTLGLLIVFALLSLTSCKKQQPSGPSETIYISVSPSSLNFGYVPVNQSKDMPFVIKNGNNSTGRLTGALNVSGNGFSLQGATQFNLSPGESLSVYVRFAPASDGAFAGALSITHNATNLSSPLTIQLNGNGDATINQIVSLIQSGWQSFSNKNYNDAFAKFDQAVSLARTNSRYDSLQAEAECGRGWSRAYNREFQLAKNDLLSALAHQSASQNVTLNSKAGLAFVHHALNEFSSAIQRALEVLNANPNYVFVYDNRVYHKRLRLVLAQSYYTLGDFQNAASQLDIIDPAGAPHSTDPTVLLRQIQEMWSRL